Genomic DNA from Fibrobacter sp. UWP2:
GGATTATCTGTTACAGAACTATGTCATCCCACATGTGAAAAACATAAAGTACCTGGTTCTCTCTTTGGATATTGACATGTGGTGGAAAAAGGAAAACAACAATGACGACAACTTCTTTTATTCTGAATACCGTCAATACCCGGGGTACGTTTACGATGAAAACCACTCGTTTTGGAAGGACGGCGTCCCCAAGGATTTGCCGTATTTGACTTCGGTTTCGCCTGGCATGGACTACTACTACAACAACTTCATCCCGACACGCGGCGTAAACGCCAACAACATGGAATGCGGCGGGTGGGCGACCGCCACGGTGGATAGGGATTCCAACTGGGTGAAGGATGACGGGATGCTGTTCGAGAACAACCTGCAACGGCTCGAAAGGATGGTGGAGACTGCTGCCAATAGGAATATCGTTGTCGTGGGCATTATTTTCCCCATGAGCCCTGGCTATGCAAGTACGGGATCCTTTGGACGGTATGGAATCCGGAGAAGCGAGGCTCCTGGTTTGATAAAGAAGATAAAGGCGATATCGGATAGGTTCCCCAATTTTATTTTGATGGACGAAAATAAAATGGGGGCGCACGATTACGACGATGCGATGGCCGAAAACAACGATCATCTTTGCCTTGTCGGCGCGTCTCAAATGACTAGCCGTTTGAACGAACTTTTAAAAAAATTGGACTGATTTTTCTACTTTTACCCCGATAATTTTGATATAGAGGAAGAAAATAGGATTATGTTCAAAATCGGTTTTGACAACGACGCGTACCTGAGGACGCAGTCCGAAAAGATTCAGGAGAGAATTGCAAAGTTTGGCGGAAAACTTTATCTGGAATTTGGCGGCAAGCTGTTCGATGACTACCACGCAAGCCGCGTGCTCCCCGGTTTTGAGCCCGACAGTAAAATCCGCATGCTCGAAAAACTCAAGGACAAGGCCGAAGTCATTATCGCCATTAACGCAGGCGATATCGAGAAGAACAAGGTCCGCGGCGACCTGGGCATTACCTACGACCAGGACGTGCTCCGCCTGATTGACGCCTTCCGCGGTTACGGCCTGTATGTGAGCTCCGTGGTGTTGACCCGCTGGCAAGAGCAGCCCAGCGCCATCGTCTACCAGAAGAAGCTAGAAGATTTGGGCCTGAAGGTTTACCGTCATTATCCTATCGCCGGTTACCCCAGCAACATACCGCTGGTGGTGAGTGATGACGGCTACGGCAAGAACGAATTTGTGGAGACCACCCGCGAATTGGTGGTGGTGACGGCTCCCGGCCCCGGGAGTGGAAAGATGGCCGTGTGCCTCTCCCAGATTTATCACGAGAACAAGCGCGGCGTAAAGGCTGGCTATGCCAAGTTCGAGACGTTCCCCATCTGGAATATCCCGCTGAAGCACCCGGTGAACCTGGCCTACGAGGCCGCCACCGCTGACCTGAACGACGTGAACATGATCGATCCCTTCCACCTGGAAGCCTACGGGAAAACCACCATCAACTACAATCGCGACGTGGAAATTTTCCCGGTACTGAACGCCTTGTTTACCCGCATTCTGGGCGAGTCCCCGTACAAGAGCCCCACGGATATGGGCGTGAACATGGCGGGCAACTGCATTGTCGACGATGCCGCCGTGTGCGAAGCCGCCAAGCAAGAAATTATCCGCCGTTACTACAACACGCTCTGTGACGTGCGCAAGGGCAATGCGGACAAGGACCAGATTTACAAGCAGGAACTGATCATGGAGCAGGCGCAGATCAGCACTGCCGACCGCCCCGTGATTGCGGCTGCCGTGGAAAAAGCCGAATTGACCGATGGCCCGGCGATTGCTATCCAGCTGAATGATGGCGCCATCATCTCGGCGAAGACGTCGTCCCTGCTGGGGGCGTCTTCAGCTATGCTGTTGGATGCGCTGAAGCACCTGGCGCACATTCCCGACGAAGTGCGCCTGCTTTCGCCGATGGTTATTGAGCCGATTCAGAACCTCAAGACCAAGCAACTTGGGCACAAGAACCCGCGTTTGCACATGGACGAGGCGCTCGTGGCGCTCTCTGTGTGTGCCCTCACGGACTACAACGCGAAAATCGCTCTCGAGAAGTTGCCGGAACTGCGCCACTGCGAAGTGCATTCCAGCGTTATCCTCTCGCAGGTGGATGTGGGCGTGTTCCGCAGGCTGGGTGTGAATTTGACCACGGAACCGAATTACCAGTCCGGTAATTTGTACCACGGGTAAGAACGTTCGCTAATCGGCGCAATACTGCGTTGCTCGCCTCCTTACGTACGCTTTAGTACGCTACGGAGGCTCGCGCCTTGTCTTGCTTGATTATCCAACGTTCTGGATAACGCTTATCCAGTTTTTTAGTCAATAATTACTCGATAGACATCTTCGCGTTGCGAATGATGGGGTAGGAGCCTTCGTCTTCTTCTTTGATAAGGTCGAACTCGCCGGTGATGGTGATAGAAGTTCCTTCGTCCGGGAATTCGTCGAATATTTGGACAAATTAGTTACCGTCGTTTCGTGCAACACCTATCAGGTAGAATAGGCCGAAAACTACGATATCCGCCGCCACGATGGTAGAACCAACGGGGGTCCCTGCGAGAATGGCAATCACGATGCCGATGAGTGAGCAAATCACGGATAGGGTGGCCGCAGCGACCGTCACCGAGAAAAAGCTCTTGAATACGCGCATGGCCGAAAGTGCCGGGAAAACTACGAGGGCCGACACCAGGAGGGCGCCCACAAGGTTCATGGCAAGCACGATGATGACAGCAACGATGACAGCAATCAGCAGATTGAAAATCGTTGTGTTGACGCCCGTGGCCCGCGCAAAGTTTTCATCGAAGGTGATAGCAAAAATCTTGTGATAGAACAATACGAAGACAAACAGCACGATGCACGAGAGTACCACGCAGAGGATAACCTCTTCCACACGGAGCGTGAGGATGGACGTGGAACCGAAAAGCGTCGTGCACACGTCACCGGAAATATTCGCAGAGGTCGAGAAGATATTCATCAACAGATAACCGATAGCAAGCGCGCCCACCGAAACCATGGCGACTGCAGCATCTCCCTTGATACGCGCATGCTTGCCCGTGCAGAGCAGGAGCACCGCCACGGCAGTTGTCACCGGCAAGATGAGAAGCATATTGTTCGTCACCTTGAGCACGGCCGCAATGGCGAGTGCGCCAAAGGCCACGTGCGAAAGGCCGTCACCGATATAGGAATAGCGCTTGAGCACAAGAGTCACGCCCAAAAGCGACGAGCAGAGCGAAACGAGGACGCCTACGATAACCGCGTAGCGCACGAAGGGGAAATCCAGGTAGAACGAAAGTTTTTCAATAATTTCTGGCATCTTATTTCCCCTTCACAGAAATCTGGTCGAAGTTCATCACGCGGGTGGCATCGTCCAGGGCGGAGTCCACGTCGTGAGTGACCATCACGACGGTCATTCCGTTCTTGTGCAAATCCTTGATGACGCGGTACATGGTATCCGTCGATTCGGGATCGAGGCCGGTAACGGGCTCGTCGAGAAGCAGTAGGCGTTCGGCAGCGCAGAGGGCCCGGGCCAAAAGCACGCGCTGCTTTTGGCCTCCCGAAAGCTCGCGGAAGCACGACTTGCGCAAGCTTTCGGTGCGGGTGAGCGCCATGCATTCCATGGCGCGCTCCCGCTGGGCCCGTCCATAGAACGGGAGCAGGCGGAACTTGCCCTGGAATGCGGAAAGAACGATTTCTTCCACCGATGCGGGAAAATCCCTCTGGACCAGCGTCATCTGCGGCAGGTAACCGATTTCACTGCGCTTCAGGCCGTCGCAGAGTTCGATGTCTCCGGACTTGGGCTTGAGCAAGCCTGCGATTCCACGGAGGAACGTTGTCTTGCCGGAACCGTTGCGTCCGATGATGCAGAGGTAGTCCCCGACATTCACGTCGTAATCCAAGTCGCGGACCAGGTCCTTGCTTCCGTAGCCGAGCGTCAGCTGGCGGCATTTTATCAGAGGGATTAAATCGTTCATATTATTTTAAAGCCTTTTTCAATACTTCCAGATTGTCGCGCATGATGGAGAGGTAATCGACGCCGGCCTTTATCTGTTCGTCCGTCACCGACTGCATCGAATTGAGCGTCAGGATTTCGGCGCCCTTGGACTGCTTGCTTGCTTCGAGAATGGCTCGGGCGATTTTTCCGTCGCTCCCGTCAATCGTGAATATCGTGGGCAGTTGTAGAGAATCCATCCTTCCTGCAAGGAACGTAACCGTCTCAAAGCTCGCCTCGCTTTCGGCGGAACAGCCAACAAACGCGGCATAATACTTAATACCATAATCGTCCACCAGATAACGAAACGGGAATCGGTCGCCGAACAGGACTGTCTTTTGCGAAGCGCCCGAAATGGCCGTGGTAAATTCACTGTCCAGTGCCCAGAGTTTTGCGTTGTAGATGACAGCGTTCGCTGTGTAAATAGACGAATTTGCGGAATCCACCTTCGAAAGCGATTGGGCGAGCGCGTTCACCAAAATCCAGGCGTTCTTCAACGAAAGCCAGATGTGCTCGTCGTTCTCGACCTCTTCGTGGTGATGATGCTCGGAGGTCGCCTCGGCAGGCTCGGTGACCTTGTCATGCACTTGTTCCTCGGTCCCTGAGCTTGCCGAAGGGTCGACTTGCATGCCTTCCACGACTTCTTCTTCCTTCACGCGGTCGCCGAGAGCCTTCATCAGGTTCAGCGCGATGCGCCCTTCCTTCGGGGTAGCCTCAAGAGCCTTCTCAACCCATTCGTCGGATTCGCCTCCCACGTAAACGACAAGGTCGGCCTTGGCGATGGTCGCGATGTCCTGTGCCGACGGTTTGTAACTGTGCAAATCGGTGCC
This window encodes:
- a CDS encoding metal ABC transporter ATP-binding protein; protein product: MNDLIPLIKCRQLTLGYGSKDLVRDLDYDVNVGDYLCIIGRNGSGKTTFLRGIAGLLKPKSGDIELCDGLKRSEIGYLPQMTLVQRDFPASVEEIVLSAFQGKFRLLPFYGRAQRERAMECMALTRTESLRKSCFRELSGGQKQRVLLARALCAAERLLLLDEPVTGLDPESTDTMYRVIKDLHKNGMTVVMVTHDVDSALDDATRVMNFDQISVKGK
- a CDS encoding metal ABC transporter substrate-binding protein; this translates as MKKFSFYATLFFLMTFMLTACETESGKKDSTPKKISVVATIYPQYDWLKNVIGERADAVDLTLLIKNGTDLHSYKPSAQDIATIAKADLVVYVGGESDEWVEKALEATPKEGRIALNLMKALGDRVKEEEVVEGMQVDPSASSGTEEQVHDKVTEPAEATSEHHHHEEVENDEHIWLSLKNAWILVNALAQSLSKVDSANSSIYTANAVIYNAKLWALDSEFTTAISGASQKTVLFGDRFPFRYLVDDYGIKYYAAFVGCSAESEASFETVTFLAGRMDSLQLPTIFTIDGSDGKIARAILEASKQSKGAEILTLNSMQSVTDEQIKAGVDYLSIMRDNLEVLKKALK
- a CDS encoding metal ABC transporter permease; translated protein: MPEIIEKLSFYLDFPFVRYAVIVGVLVSLCSSLLGVTLVLKRYSYIGDGLSHVAFGALAIAAVLKVTNNMLLILPVTTAVAVLLLCTGKHARIKGDAAVAMVSVGALAIGYLLMNIFSTSANISGDVCTTLFGSTSILTLRVEEVILCVVLSCIVLFVFVLFYHKIFAITFDENFARATGVNTTIFNLLIAVIVAVIIVLAMNLVGALLVSALVVFPALSAMRVFKSFFSVTVAAATLSVICSLIGIVIAILAGTPVGSTIVAADIVVFGLFYLIGVARNDGN
- a CDS encoding DUF1846 domain-containing protein, producing the protein MFKIGFDNDAYLRTQSEKIQERIAKFGGKLYLEFGGKLFDDYHASRVLPGFEPDSKIRMLEKLKDKAEVIIAINAGDIEKNKVRGDLGITYDQDVLRLIDAFRGYGLYVSSVVLTRWQEQPSAIVYQKKLEDLGLKVYRHYPIAGYPSNIPLVVSDDGYGKNEFVETTRELVVVTAPGPGSGKMAVCLSQIYHENKRGVKAGYAKFETFPIWNIPLKHPVNLAYEAATADLNDVNMIDPFHLEAYGKTTINYNRDVEIFPVLNALFTRILGESPYKSPTDMGVNMAGNCIVDDAAVCEAAKQEIIRRYYNTLCDVRKGNADKDQIYKQELIMEQAQISTADRPVIAAAVEKAELTDGPAIAIQLNDGAIISAKTSSLLGASSAMLLDALKHLAHIPDEVRLLSPMVIEPIQNLKTKQLGHKNPRLHMDEALVALSVCALTDYNAKIALEKLPELRHCEVHSSVILSQVDVGVFRRLGVNLTTEPNYQSGNLYHG